Below is a window of Gilliamella sp. ESL0405 DNA.
CTCTTGATCTTGATGTTGTCAATGAGATTAGTAAGTTAAATATAATAACTGAGGATAAAGTTAATAGAAAGTACTGAATAATCAACGAAAATTGAAGATAGTAAGATTCTACCAATCATTGACTTATTGAGATGCGTACACGGTTTAATATGTTAAAATGAAGCATCGTTAACAATATTTTAATGCAACTAAACTTATGTCAATACATGAAATTACCCATGAAATTATGCAGTTTATTCAACAACACCAAGTCTGGGCTTTGCCGATTATCTTTCTATTAGCTTTTGGTGAGTCATTGGCGATTATCTCTTTACTGGTGCCGGCAACTGCAATTTTATTAGGTGCCGGTGCACTGGTTGGCGCTGGTGTTATGTCATTTGTTCCGGTGTTGATTGTGGCATCGTTGGGCGCCATTTTTGGAGATTGGCTCTCTTACTGGTTAGGTAAACATTATCATCAGCAAGTGATCAACGCATGGCCACTGAATAAACACCCAAAATTAGTTTATCGAGCCGAACAGTTTTTTGCTCGTTATGGCACATTTGGCGTTTTTATCGGTCGTTTTTTTGGACCATTACGGGCATTAGTACCACTTATCGCAGGTACGATGCATATGCCAGCGACAAAATTTAATTTGGCTAATGTCACCTCAGCGCCGATTTGGGCTTTTGTGTTACTTGCCCCCGGCGCTTTCGGTATGCGTTGGTTAGAAACCCTATTTGGTTAAATGGTGCCAACGGTATAACTGCGACGCCCACTTTTGCGACCAAGCGCTTCTAAATTGGTTTGCAATGGTGGGAATGGTAATGTTAAATGGTGACGACGATACGCCTCGAGTATCAATTTATGTATAGCGCTACGTAGTTGCATGCGGTGCCCCATTTCAGCGGCAAAAACACGTAACTCAAATAACTGAATACCTTCTTGAATATCAACTAAAAATACTTGTGGCTCCGGATCTTTAAGCACATATTCACACTCATCAGATGCTTGCTGTAATAGTTTTATAACCAGTTCGCTATCTGCATCAATGGTTGCGGGAATCGTCAGTACAATTCGGGTTATGGAATCCGATAGCGACCAGTTGACGAGCTGTTCAGTAATAAACGCCTTATTTGGCATCACAATCTCTTTGCGATCCCAATCAACAATAGTAATGGCACGTGTGCTAATTTTGGTAATGTTACCGGTTAAATCACGAATAGTCACGGTATCACCAATACGTACCGGCTTTTCAAATA
It encodes the following:
- a CDS encoding DedA family protein codes for the protein MSIHEITHEIMQFIQQHQVWALPIIFLLAFGESLAIISLLVPATAILLGAGALVGAGVMSFVPVLIVASLGAIFGDWLSYWLGKHYHQQVINAWPLNKHPKLVYRAEQFFARYGTFGVFIGRFFGPLRALVPLIAGTMHMPATKFNLANVTSAPIWAFVLLAPGAFGMRWLETLFG